The Homo sapiens chromosome 4, GRCh38.p14 Primary Assembly genome contains the following window.
atttttagtagagatggggtttcaccatgttggccaggctggtctcgaactcctgacctcaggtgatctacccgcctcagctttgtttatttttttacatttaaatctctcATCCCTCTTGGACTGATTTTGATGTAAGGTTTCATATTCATGTAATATAATCTCGTTTTTAAGGATAATCTTTTTAGAGAAAACTCTTTGTGTTTATCTAAAATTTAGGGACTTGGTTAAAATTTGGACATTTTGGAATactctagttttttttcttttattcattctgctGACCAGGGATGGAATGGTCTAGTTTTTAATTCACTTGGCCGGCTAGTACAATGATGatataagattattttaaataagaatactTGACGACATAGATATGCTAAAACAGAAATGAGTTTTTCTTGGTGATGGTTTTTCTTTGGCAACCAGGTGAGATAATGGATAATCTTATGCTAGAAGCTGGAGATGATGCTGGAAAAGTGAAATGGGTGGACATCAATGATAAACTGAAGCTTTATGCCAGTCACTCTCAATTCATCAAACTTGTGGCTGAGAAACGAGATGCACACTGGAGCGAGGACTCTGAAGCTGACTGCCATGCGTTGTAGCTGATGGTCTCCGTGTAAGCCAAAGGCCCACAGAGGAGCATATACTGAAAAGAAGGCAGTATCACAGAATTTATACTATAAAAAGGGCAGGGTAGGCCACTTGGCCTATTTACTTTCAAAACAATTTGCATTTAGAGTGTTTCGCATCAGAATAACATGAGTAAGATGAACTGGAACACAAAATTTTCAGCTCTTTGGTCAAAAGGAATATAAGTAAtcatattttgtatgtattcGATTTAAGCATGgcttaaattaaatttaaacaacTAATGCTCTTTGAAGAATCATAATCAGAATAAAGATAAATTCTTGATCAGCTATAACTTCTGTTTCATCTAGTTCTTGTTTGTCAATGCCTTCCCTCCCGCTCCCCATCTTCTGAGGCCTGAAGGATGTTCCTGCCACATCAAACTCCTTTAGGCAGAGTACCGCCACTGGATGTATAGTTTAATGTTTcatctgatttttctttaaattatttccttcacATTTTGCTTCACATGATCTTGTTGAAGctaattttgaaaatggaaactaTGTTTTCTTGACTTTAGAAGCATTAGTTTTAAGAGGAAATTTCAGCCACTAGTCAATAGAGATCAAAATCAGTGAACAAGAGCTGATACTctcattttcaaaaattctgaattaaaaaaagtccaggaagtTAGTAATTTAAATCAGTATGTTCATTTCACTCTAGTGAAACTACTATATGTTGTAAATTAGTTAAAAATGGATGTTcagaaaagaattgaaatcaggacaaaaaattacagatgctagtgaggttgtagagaaaaaggaatgcttatacgctgttagtgggagtgtaaattggtccaaccattgtggaagagagtgtagAGAGtcctcaaatatttaaagatatttgacccagtaatcccattactaggtatatacccgaaggaatataaattgttctattataaacaCATActcacgtgtatgttcattgctgcactattcacaatagcgaagacatgaaatcaacctaaatgttcatcagtgatagactggataaagacaatgtggtatatgtacaccatggaatactatgcagccgtaaaaaagaataagatcatgtcctctgaaaagacatgggtggagctggaggccattatccttagcaaactaatgcaagaacagaaaaccaaacactgcatgttctcttataagtgagagctaaatggtgagaacacatggacatgggaaCAACACATTCTGGGGTCtattggagggtgggaggagggagaggatcaggaaaaataactaatgagtactaggcttaataccttggtgatgaaattatctgtacaacaaaccctcatgacacaagtttacctatgtaacaaacctgcacatgtacccctgtacttaacaacaaaataaacacaaaggaaaatgttAGCCATGTGTGAATTTTAAACTTCTTGGtagtcacattaaaaataaaaagaaacaagtaaaatggtttgtaattatttaatccattatatccaaaatatcttaatatgtgatcaatatataattattaagtaattattttgGTTCTATAAAAACAGGAACAGAGGTGGAGGTCTCTGTGAGTTAGTGTTTTTTTGTTaggaaagaaatgttaaagattGAAATAGATTTTTGAGAAAAGCATGGTTAATGTTATAAATCCCAGAGGAAAGGAGGGGGTTGGTGCTTTGGGGGTTTTTGGaagcaaggaaaaggaaagaaaagtagtACTGCCTTGTCTTAGTGGACATGTTTATCTCATTCTGGCTAAGGATCTCTGTTGGAAAGCCCTGTGATAGGAACTCCTATCCACCTAAGTAGGGTTGGGCTATAGCTGGAGCATCTCAGGAAAAGCTTTAGGGGAGACAGacattattgttttctttccttcagatGTTTGAAAAAGATTAGGCTTCTGTAGCTAGAGAGCAGAATTACGGTTAAGGTAAAACAAAgtgttgttctgttttttgtttcgtttATTTGATGTCAGAAATTTTGGTGGTAAACCTGAATTGAACTGACAGGAGGCTTTTTTCCCCTTAGTTACGACTGTAGATTTTCCTGAAAAGCATTAGAATGTTTGATTTCAGGATACCTTGAACCCTTCTGGAGTAGTTATAAATAGGGCTTATGTATGTATTAACTTCTAAAAATCCATAAAATCCTGGTCCCTACGGTGAGTAATAAGGGATTGATACTTGATGAGGATGACCTGCTCAAGAGGTTAGATGGCCTTCCTGCATGGAAGAGTTGGCTTCTACTTTCACCATTTGGCAGGAAGAAATTGCTTCTTCCTATCACTGAATGGAGTTCTCCAAAATTGAAGCTACTTGTTTACAAAAGCTCTTTTAACAGTTTGAgcaattttctgaaaattttggcCTTTACTTGTGTGTCAtagtattttgagacagggtctcattctgttgcccgtGATAGCaccactggagtgcaatggtgctcttatggctcactgcagcctcaacctcctgggctcaagcaatcctcccacctcagcctcctaattagTTGGGAccacatgtgtgcaccaccacacccagctaatttttttattttttttttgtggagactggaatttccctatgttgcccaggctggtcttggactcctgggctcaagagatcctcccaccccagcctcccaaagtgttgggattacaggtgtgagccaccatgcccagcctgtttaatAGTTTTGATACATTTGAACTGCCATTAATAAAGACATTTGGTTATATTAAAGGTTTATTTAAAGTATGACTAAAGCCCATGGTCTAGATACATTCTTTATGGTTTTTTGGAGTTTTCACTGGAACATGCACAAAgtatgcaaaattataaaactaccaTCAACTATAGTTAAGATAGAAGTAGATACTCTTCTGATAACTGTAAATATCCAGCACCATCTATaatagggaaaaaacaaaatgttagttTCAGATATTCCTAGAGGAAGATCTATCTGCTATATCACTAGGTAATATTCCCTTCATACTTATTTTCCTTATGTCTTatgtaaaatgaatgttttttattttagagacatttagtaaaataagtaataatatttGCCATTTACTGAGTATCTATTATATTTCTTAATTCTATCCACATCCTGTTAGGTAGTAgtattcccatttcacaaatgaataCATTGATATTTAGAAAGGTTGCCCGCAGTTTTATTTGCtagtagagttgggatttgaatcaTGGTCTGACTGGGTTGCAAAGCTATTCTGTCTGTTGTATTCCCTACTAAGGTTAAGAGTCTTTTATGATACATTATTTAAGTATGCAGCTTGGAAGATTATGTGTAACATAAGTAGTACTCATGTTATTCATAGTATTGCAGTTATGATTTGTGAGTTGAAATTTAAGGGCCACACCTGATTTGGCTAGCATTGTTGAAGTTGTTTGTGTAATTTTGGCCCAAAGATAGTTTATTTGATGATAACCTAAGGATAAAGGGCCACAGTCAGTGTTTGTTTTGTCAGCAGGTGTTCTTGAGCTTTTGAAAGCATTTCAAACTCAAATAGAAGGATATGCAAAGTTTCCTTAGGATCATAactactttaaatatttggtggCTAAAGGGGGAACTTGAAAATTCTGAGCACTTCGAGAGGCTATTCTTATTTAACAGTATGTTTTCTTATGCTTAGGACTTCTGGTGGtggttattttctaaaatatttctggaGTTTTAATAAACTGACTTTAAAATACATCCTTTGAAGAAAGCATTTGTAATTAATTGGTCTTGTTTACACCTATTTTCATCATATTATTAATTTACCGTTGTGGACACAATCAGAGGCAATTAAACTcatgataaaaatattgaaaaggatATAAATGCATGAAAGAATTTGGAGATTTTACTAACCATACGTAACTTCTGGCATAGTAGTGGGAGAATTATTTCTGTCAAAATAGATAATACAGATTATAGTTAtaatttatatgaagatattttcaccACAATTCCTTCTTCACCCATGCCTCccattttatggttattttattGCTGATGTGTTAATATTGGTATAATCATGTATGTTGGAGGTGGAAAATAATGTGGAACTGTTAAATGCTGATAAATTGAATCCTTAACTGTTTACAGCATagagcttaatctctcccacttgGCCTCAGATAGTCTAAGTATTTGAAATGGTAAAAGGTACTAAATAAGCACTTCAGGGCAATGTAACTTGTTAGGAGAGAAGCAGTTGGGTGGAAATCCAGTTTCTTTCTCCAAGGCTGTAGTACATACACTATGATTGGGCCCGTGAATAGCCTCTGTagtccagccaggacaacatagcaagatcctgtttcttaaaaatattagaacAACAAAAGGGATATATACCTTTTTGGTCTCcacgtttttctttctttctttctttctttctttcttttttttggtatgtaTTTTACATGAAAGCAAACTTCAGTGAAAGTCAAAGTAGAAGTCAAAGTTTGTAGCCTTTGTATCCAGCAAGTTAATGCTTTTTGTTAAGATGTGTTACCTTGCCTTGAGATCAGTCCATTTCTAGGTGTGGCAGTTTTACAGTAGGCTTTTCTCATTATTTACTATGAATTGCCTATAAGACAAAAATAAGCCTgaaagcctgggcacagtggctcacgcctgtaatcccagcacttagggaggctgaagcgggtggatctcttgaggtcaggagtttgagaccagcctggctaatgtggtgaaaccccgtctctactaaaaatgtaaaaattagccaggtgtggtggcacatgcttgtaataccagctactaggaaggctgaggcaggagaatcgcttgagcctgggggggcagaggttgcagtgagccgagatcacgccactgcactccagcctgggtgacagagcaagactcctcaaaaaaaaaaaaaaaaaagcctgaagcAAACTTTGTTGTTTGAAATTTCATATTGCATATATGCctgtaaatttaaattttgtgaaatatcaaggacattattaaaaaatacctttttagACTGGCAAAAATTTTGATGTAAAGATTTTGGAGGAAATGAGTTTATAACTTATGAGTTCTAGTTTGGTAGATCAGTTGAGGTTGACTCTCATATTTTTATAGTTACAAAGAGTTTCTCTTACCTTTCGTGGCATTGAATATAACTTACCTTTATCAATTTAGTCATGGAAATAAAATCTTACCCCAGAGAAgttccaaaagttaaaaaaaaaaacaacaaaaaaaaatttagtaagatgttatctttagtcTATTAAGTAAATGTGTAGTTTATTATAGCATAAAAATAGAGCCTTACCCCTAGTTGGTTCAAAATAGCAATGAGTAACTGTGAAGGAAGAAAAATTGATGATCAGTGCTGTCAATAGGTTAATTTTTAAACCTACATTTAACTTATTACATATGCAAGTTAGTATACTTTGTatacaaaaatctattttattgaaaaattccattttattgcttagtatattatttatatgatacaagattttaaaatgacaatatctGGATTTAAATACCTTTAAttcacagaaatattttctttctacagCTTTGTAATGATATTTACCATATTTGAAAGTTAGAAAATTGATTTGAATGGTTAAGAAACCCTCTGTGTACACTTCCATACAAGTCCCATCTTTCATAAATGATTCAGATTCCCTGTGTGAATGATACTTGAACTAAAATTTTAGGACAACTATGAATACTTTGTTTTGAGAACTTGCTTATACAAGCAGTTTTACTGGAAAATTGTTTTGTAGCATCCACATGGTCCTGTTTTAAGATTCTGGCAGCTTGCTCAAGAAATTGACCAACTCCGTCTAAAAGGTGAATCTCTTTACTTGTTGAGCTGTCTGTCTTAGAGTGTATGCAGTAATATTTAAGCTAAACACTGTCCCAACTGTGACAGATCTTAGGCACGAACAATGCCCTCAGGTAGCGTTTGTTCTGTTAGGGTGCCTTTCTCTGCTCCCTACCTTAATTAGGACCATTGAGAGATGTTGAATGTAGTATTTATATGGACTTTATAGAATAACAGGGCAGAATATATTTACCGCGATAAGATCATTAGGTGTGAGGACCTAGAATAAAGGAAACAGTCAAAGTAAGGAGTTGTAATTCAGCATTTCATCTACTTTTgtatcttatatattttatattagctTGGTAAACGAGAGCATGCTTTTTAGAATTCTCATCATTTCTAAAGTTCAATTATTAAAATTCACTAATATTTTAAGTACCCCCCCCCAACCCCAAACCTATCTCTGGAAACATGTAGTCTGTATTTTCTGTTGTGGGCTCCAGACATAGCAGTGACTTCTTGGAAAGATTATTAAACCTATGATTATTGGGTTTGAAAAAGACTATTTTGGGATCACCTCTTTCTGAAAGAAAACTTTAATAATATTACTTCCTATAATCGTAATAGgagtgctgggcatggtggctcacgcctgtaatacagcacttttggaggccaagggaggaggatcacttgagtccaggagttcgagaccagcctgggcaacatggtgaaaccccatctctacagaaaatacaaaaattagcccagcgtggtagtgcgtccctgtagtcccagctactcaggaggctgaggctggagaatcacttgtacctgggaggtggaggttgcagtgagctgtgattgcaccacttccagcttgggtgacagagcgagactcagtctcaaaaaacaacaacagaaaatcaTAATAGGAATATTATTACTTGGAGTTAATATGCTGAAATATACATAACTTTTTTGTATGATACTGAATCCGCCTCATCTTATGTATTTATCACTAATTCAGTAAAatcttttcaaaagtaaaatttaagcAATTCCTTTATACCATGACTGTAACCTTAAATCTATTTCAAATGCTTCTAGGATATATTACATTTCAATAAGAATGCATTTTACCCCCACTAATGACAAATGTAAGCATAAAATTTTAGAGGTGAAATGGACTTTGTAAATCATCTGTTGTCACTGTTTTATATTCTAGAAGAGGATAAGGGTCACAGGAGTTAAAGATAATTCCAAAGTATTAAAGGGCAGACATGGAGCTTACATCTCCAGATCATTTAACTTCAAATTAAGTGCTTTTTCTACTGGTTGGTCCCTGGGTTTATTCTACACAAATAAGgaaagtttcaggtcttaggtaaTTCAGTTTTCAAGGATATGTGAAATTTGAACATTCAATTACTCAAATCAAACAAAATATCAATAACTAGTGGTCCCCCAAAGAGAATGTTAGCCAGTAATTATTGGTATCAAATTCTCCCCAATTAAATCTAAAgaattttcaagtttttgttttgtattagtTTAAGTATTTCCTAAGGAAGCTTTAAGTATAACCACCTGATTTGGATtgtaaggaaaaggaaaaggaatagaaatctacaaaaaaaaaaaaaaaaaaaaaaaaaaaaagtaaattgtgaATGAAACTGTGAAcactctctcttgctttttctcatttattcatacATTCACTCATCcttccacccatctatccatccatccctacaatatttactgagcaattATTCTATATCTAGGGTTTAGGGATAGCAGTAAATGACACTTAGAGAGCTCACCTTCTATTTGGTGGAGATTAGAATCTAGTGGGttcaatataatattttctttcaagagGTATGGTTGTTCTTCTTAATTTATCTAACTTAAAGCCCAGGAATCTGTCTTAATGTGTTGATAGTTTTTACAAATCTACCACTTTCCCTACAGTAAGTGTTACTTTCTTTGCTTGCTTTGAAGATACTAGTCTGCCATCTGGTGGTAGGAAGAgtttccatttcacagaagagtGATTCTTTTAATTGTCATatagatttaaataaatttaaatttaaatgttaacagCGATTCCTAAGTTCTAATTATAAACCAAGACTCCAAGATTTtgcatcagtttaaaataaatcTTGCCAGGGcacggtcgctcatgcctgtaatcctagcactttgggaggccgaggcaggcagatcacttgaggtcaggagtgagtTCGCCCAGCccaactaacatggtgaaacccatctctactaaaaacacaaaaattagccaggcatggtggctacacgggaggctgaggcaggagaattgcttgaacctgggaggcggaggttgcagtgagctgagattgcaccactgtactccagcctgggcaacagagagagactctgtctcaaaaaacaaaaacgaaaacaaaaaaaacaaattttagcaAACAATAGGGAAACAATGCACCTAGTCCTGACTAGAACCAAAATAATTAGCAATTAATTATAAGTGCAAGAATAATATTTAGAATTTAACAGCTGGGATTCAATCAGAACAAGTAAAAACATTAAAGGAGAAGAAATGTTCTATTGAGGACTAAGTTTagtgacaaatttttaaaagttgagagAAACACAGTTTGAAATTAAATGCAAGCAAAGGGAAGGTGTTTATTAAATTTAGATATAAAAACAGTTACACAAAATcatgtttgtatatttaaaaatatttaggagaTCAGACAATATTAAGCAAgatgtagttttaaaatgtttgtgagctgggcatggtggtgtgcacctataatccagctactggggagcctgtgggaggtgggaggatcacttgagcccaggagtttgagactagcctgggtgacatagtgaggtCCTTGTCTGTAAATAAGGGGTAtgtgaagttttaaaatgtatgtgatttttaaagaaaaaaatcattgcttAAATACTTATCCAAATTTAACAAGGCCCCAATCTGTGTTGCAGCATCATTATTTTagactaaaataattttctacccGCAAATTGCCTTGTGCTTTTCAAGTCTGCACCCATGCACTTGctgttcctctgcctgaaatgtttCATCCATTTGTCTTCCTTCAAGACCTGGTTCAGATACTGTCTTCTCTGAAGTCTTTGATCCATAGCTTTGTATTTGTGTCTCGAAATACTTATCAAATTACATTGTAGTTTCCCTTTATGAGTCTCTCTTCCTCATCAGATCTGAACTTATACTGTTTGTACCTCAAGCACTCACCGTTGACTCTATAATGTAGTCGACTTACAAAAGTGTTATATATAGAATAAAGGCAACTCTATTGTGTATTTAGCATTGTTCCAAACtttattgaaaaaatgttttaagaatccAGATATTAGGAGAGCCTGGAGAGAGtccaaacagaaaagcaaaataactattttgcttgaacttgggaaaaAGTTATAgaaagctggggaaaaaaaatcttcttagAGAAAGAAAGCAACAAGGTGaatttgaaaaagcaaaagaatggaTATTATAGAAAGAAGTATTCTCTTCATAAAGAGTAAGCTCGTAACGGTCAAAGTAATTCAGCACAAACACCTTTTTAATAGTAAGTGCAGAGAAACACTGCGAGAGGGCACTGAAGATTTGGAGGGAAATTTGCTAGCCCCTTGTCACGTTCCACTATAAGCTATATGGGAGAGAAGTTTGAATAGCTGATTCCTGGGGACTGCCTAAAGCCTCATATTTCAGTATCAAAATTTGGAAAGTTTCATAACCACCATCCAACAAATAAATCCTTTTAGCTATTTCAGATTCCCCAAACCCATGCTTACCAGGGGCGGTTGCGGAGGTAGGGGAAAGAGGACCTGAGGGAAAAATGGTGGTACTTGTGGTGGGTAAAAGATAAATCTCTGTAAAAAGAAACATGATGTCAGTCATTTCAGACAATGGCAgacttttaaaatgatgaatgcattatttaaaaatacaattagaagtTCACCTGTTCACTGGAACTTTCAGCATATTGTTCGAGCTTGcaaaacaataacagcaacaaggTAAAGCAGCATATGGAAATACATTATCCACTAAAGAGAGGTTTTGTTCTAAAGGAGAATAAGTAATAAGCCACTATGGAGCATTATACCCATCAGTAATGTAACTTCACTTCTGAAATAAAAAGCAGTTGGATATCTAATAGGGAAAAGTTTAATTAATTTTGTGCAATGATTTGGAAGACCAaggctttttgcttttaaatttatatccAAAGAatgcttttatttacatttcttaagATTAATTCCATATTACatgaatatttccttttgtaaatCTTTGAATGGTGTTCTTGATTTAGTTCTCAGTAGTTATAAACTCAAAGTGAAGGGAGTGTGGAAATGTACACTTAAGTTCTGCACCCCAAACACAAATTTTGAAAGCTCCCTCACTTCTTCAAAAGCTCCTTTGATACAAAGTGTGCAGGGGAGAGAGTTTCTTGCCTACTTGGTGCCCTCATATTCAGACTAGTAAACCCAGATTAGACTCAGTGGATCTCATTTGTATATAGTCAGTTGATGACAAAATGTCTATATAGGTGAAGTTAATgatgttctgggattacagtatTTCATATATTCTTAGATGCTATCATTGTCAAAAGCACCATTATTTCATaaattaccaaaaaagaaaagcgcTGCTGTTAAGCTGCCGTGACACTTTATCAAATTGTGTTTTTAAGACACAGCTCAATTTCAGAGCTGCTGAAATATCAAAAAGTACATATTAGAATTAATGAAATATGTATACTGCAGCATTCCCATCAGCCTAAAGAAACAGGCAATACAAATTGTTTGGAATTTTAGACCACGATACTTGCCAGCTTTGGCAAAAAGGATTGTGGTCTAAAGAAACAAATTAGGTTTGTTATCAAGGGCACTATAGATGAATGTAGCTTTTTATCCAAATCTGGTTTTCAAAAATTGGACTTTAAAGGTGTGTCTGTATGATCACTCAAATATAATTCAGGCATAAGTtgtttttatattcataatttagTAATCAATGTAAgttatcttaaatatttccttctttaaaatcAAATCTACAATGAGGTAGATAGTCCTTTGGTGTCAGAGCATTTCCATGTAACAGCCTTTTAAGAAAACATGAGATGGTTTGGGGCAAGGGCATTACAAATGAAACTCAATTCAAACTGCTTAATTTAGACCTGGGTCACTGCAGAATATTTGTTCTATATCACTGAGTTTATTGAGAACATCCTATCTTTCAAATAGGACCCTTCTCTGCCTTagatgcattaaaaaaatcatctccGTGCAACTCTGAGGTGTTCCTAGgactcattttatagacaaggaaaccaTGGGTTagttcaaagtcacacagctagcacaTGGCATATGGAGCTGAGATTTGTACTGGGCAGAGTCTTGGACTGACAAAGAGTGGTGAACTCCTAGTTCTATGACTTTCCTGGGTTCCGctttcctcttttgtgaaatgaaaagataagacCTGCTTTCTAGCCGAGAAATGCGATGACTCTAAATCTGAAATTGAGTCAGCAGCTGAGGAGGGTGTACTCACGGGGATGGGCAGAGCAGTGGCAGTGCTCAAAAGGCCAGCCAAGATGAGAAATTTCATTCTAAAGGTCGAGCCTGGAATTGAAGGGGTAGGAGATCATTTCGAGTTTTTTTCTATGTAAGTCCTATTCCTATTTAGAGGTGTTGAAATAGTGGTCAAGATAAATCCTGCCTCCAAACATAGGTTTTGTAAGCCTACAAGAGTGTTTTTAAAAGCTTTGAATTCCTTAGACAAGACATGCACTGTTTAGCTCCCAACATAGCCCATTACTTTCTACTTTCTTATAAAGTTACAGTTCGGCCTATACACTGTACATGTTTGGTCCCTGAAGTTGCGTTTGTGATCTCTAcacacaaatcttttttttttttttttttttttttgagacagggtcttgctctgtcactcaggctggagtgcagtggcacaatcatagcctcCTGTAccctcgaactgctgggctcaagtgatccttctgcctcagtctcccaaggagctaggactacaggtgtgcaccaccacacttggctaattttaaaaaaattttcttagagatggggtcttgctatgttgccccccTGTtgcaaggatggtcttgaacttctggcctcaatcaaccttcccaccacagccttccaaagtgctgggattacaggtgtgagccactgtgctcaatTCTACTCACA
Protein-coding sequences here:
- the SCPPPQ1 gene encoding secretory calcium-binding phosphoprotein proline-glutamine rich 1 precursor, with amino-acid sequence MKFLILAGLLSTATALPIPLEQYAESSSEQRFIFYPPQVPPFFPQVLFPLPPQPPLVLTPNDLIALLIAILNQLGILFP